Sequence from the Nocardiopsis sp. YSL2 genome:
GCTGTTGCGCTGGCTCTCGGACTCCGGCAGGGAGAGGCGTTGGGACTGCGCTGGCCAGACGTCGACCTGGTTTCCGGTGGCCTGCGGGTGCGTCGGAACCTGCTTCGGCCGAAGTACGCGCACGGGTGTGGGGACACGTGCGGACGCAAGCCGGGATTCTGCCCGGAGAAGGTCCGCACGAACCCGCTGACCAAGGACACCAAGTCGACCGCGGGAAGGCGTCCTATCGGTCTTCCGGGGCCGCTGGCCGCACTTCTGCGGGAACACCGGGCCACCCAGGAGCGGGAGCGGGACGCCGCCGGAGACCTCTGGGAGGAGGGAGGTTGGGTGTTCGCCGACGAGTTCGGCCGGCCGCTGAGCCCCAACACCGACCACCACGAGTGGAAGGCCCTGCTTCGAGAGGCCGGACTGCGGGAGGCACGGTTGCACGACGCTCGGCACACCGCCGCCACGGTGCTGCTCATCCTGGGAGTGCCTGAGCGCGCCGTCATGGGGATCATGGGCTGGTCGTCATCCTCGATGGCCAAGCGCTACCAGCACGTGGTGGGCGAGGTCCGCACGGACGTTGCAGACCGCGTCGGAGGACTGATCTGGGAGTCTCCCCAGGAGGCGGAAGACGGCTCCGCAGAGGCCAACTGAGACTAAAACTGAGACTAGGAACGACGAAGGCCCGGGGCGCTGTGCGCTCCGGGCCGACGTTTCGGCTGCTAGCCGTGGCGGAGGATAGGGGATTCGAACCCCTGAGGGATTGCTCCCAACACGCTTTCCAAGCGTGCGCCCTAGGCCACTAGGCGAATCCTCCGCGCACAACTCTACATGCCGTCAGGGGGTGGTCCGAACAGGTTCCTCCGGGTCCTCGCGGAGGGGCGCGGGGGCCTCAGGCGCGGCTGGACCGGACGCCGCGGATGGCGTTGTTGCGGAAGGCGTCCACGAACAGCGAGTGGTCCGCCCTGGTCTGGGAGGCGTAGGCGTGCGCGAAGTCCGTGCACCAGGTGACGAACTCGTCCTCGCGGCCGTCGAGCACCGCCAGGACGGCCTCCTCGATCTCCCAGTCCACCAGGGTGGAGTCCGCGTGCGAGTCGGACACGCAGTGCGCCTTGGCGGTCGCGCGGCCCAGGTAGTCCAGGACGGGGGCGATCTCGGAGGGCTCTGTGAGCCGGTTCCAGTCGAGGTCGTTGGTGTACGGCGAGACCTCGCTGACCACGAAGCCGGTGCCGTCGATCTCCGTGTGGCCCAGCAGCGGGTCCGCGTGGGCCTGCAGCGCGCGCTGGGAGACCGCGGTGCGGTGCCCGTGGTGCTCGAAGGACGCCATGATGTGCTGGTCGGTCACCACCCGGGACGGCGCGGCCACGTTGCCCTGCTTGACCGACAGGACGACGTCGTTGTCCCAGGCCTCGGACAGGCCCTCAATGAGCAGGCTGTAGGCGGGCAGGCCCGCGGAGCCGATACCGAAGCCGCCGCTGCCGACCACGTCCTTGACGGAGTAGTTGCGGGCGTCGAACCGCAGGTCGTCGGGGATGGTGTTCAGGTAGCCCTCGTAGGCGGCCAGGACCTTGTCGCGCTCCTCGTCGGACAGGCGGCGCACCCGCGGCCCCTCGCGGAACCGGCGGTCGTACCCGTGGCGCTCCGTCATGGACGTGAGCATCGCGGCGCGGCTGTTGAGCCGCGCGTTCTGGAGCACGTCGTGCACGGTGCCGTCGGTGTTGTCCAGCTTGAGGGAGAACTCGGAGTCGCCGCCCTCGGTCGCGAACCGGCGGACCTGGTCGGCGTAGGAGCGCACGCAGCGCGCCACGAGGCCGCCGATATCGTCGTCGGACAGGGCCTTCTGCCAGCCGAGCAGGGCGATGCTGGCGGCCAGGCGCAGCACGTCCCAGGTGAAGTGGCCGAGGTAGGCCTCGTCGAAGTCGTTGACGTCGAAGACCAGCCGGCCGGTCGAGTCCATGTACGTGCCGAAGTTCTCCGCGTGCAGGTCGCCCTGGATCCACACACGCGAGGTGCGCTCGTCGGACCACGGGTCGGGCATGCCGGCGACGTCGGCGTAGAACAGCGCGGCGCTGCCCCGGTAGAAGGCGAACGGGTTGGCCGCCATCTTGCGGAACTTCACGCGGAAGGCGGACGGGTCGCTCGACATCAGGTCGGCGAAGGCGGACTCCAGGGTGTCCACGATGAACGCCCGGCGCGCGGGGGAGTGGTCTGTGGCGTCGTGGAAGTCGTACATGGCGCCCATCATGGACGGGATTCGCCAGGTTCGCGATGGAAAGGGATGTCGTGGGAAGCGGGGGCCGCTGGGTTGCCCGAGCAGTCGGGGGTTCGGATACACTCGGGGCAGACCCCTCGTGCGGCGTCATCCTATGAACCTCCCCAGGGCCGGAAGGCAGCAAGGATAAGTAGGCTCTGGCGGGTGCGCGGGGGGTCCTTCTCGTTTCTCCGACCCCTCCCGTTCGCAGGATCCGGCGCGAGCTGTCGCTGCTTGAGGGTTGAATGGACCTGTGGCAGGGACCAGGGGAGTGATCACACCGTGAGCATCGCGCTGTACCGCAAGTACCGGCCCGCGACATTCGGTGAGGTGCGCGGTCAGGAACACGTGACCGACCCGCTGCGCCAGGCGCTGCGCAGCGGCCGGATCAACCACGCCTACCTCTTCAGCGGCCCGCGCGGCTGCGGCAAGACGACGAGCGCGCGCATCCTCGCCCGGTCGCTGAACTGCGCCGAGGGCCCCACTCCGGACCCCTGCGGCGTCTGCGACTCCTGTGTCGCCCTGGCCCCCGACGGCGGCGGCAGCATCGACGTCATCGAGATCGACGCCGCGTCCCACGGTGGTGTGGACGACGCCCGCGACCTGCGCGAACGCGCGTTCTTCTCGCCGGTCGCCTCCCGGTACAAGATCTACATCATCGACGAGGCGCACATGGTGACCCGCGAGGGTTTCAACGCGCTGCTCAAACTCGTCGAGGAGCCGCCGCCGCACCTGAAGTTCGTGTTCGCCACCACCGAGCCCGAGAAGGTCATCGGCACGATCCGTTCGCGGACCCACCACTACCCCTTCCGGCTCATCCCGCCGAGCACGCTCAAGGACCTGTTCGAGGACCTCCTCAAGGAGGAGGGGATCGCCTACGACCCCGCCGCGCTGCCGCTCGTGGTGCGCGCCGGAGCCGGGTCCGCGCGTGACGGGCTGTCGGTCCTGGACCAGCTCATCGCCGGCTCGGGGGAGGACGGCATCACACGCGAGGGCGCCGTCTCGCTGCTCGGCTACACCGACTCCAGCCTGCTCGGCGCGATGGTCGACGCCCTGGGCGCCCGGGACGGCGCCGCCGTGTTCGGCCTCATCGACCGCGTGGTCGAGGGCGGCCACGACCCCCGCCGCTTCACCACCGACCTCCTGGAGCGCGTCCGCGACCTGGTCATCCTCGCGGCCGTGCCCGACGCCCTGGACAAGGGCCTGATCAACGTCGCCTCCGAGGCGGCGGAGCAGATGAAGCAGCAGGCCTCCCGGATGGGCCCCGCCGAGCTCACACGGGCGGCGGACATCCTCAACCAGGGGCTGACCGAGATGCGCGGCGCGACGGCGCCACGGCTCCTGCTGGAACTGATGTGCTCGCGCATCCTGCTGCCGGGTACCGACGGCGACCAGGGTGTCGCGCTGCTGGCGCGCCTGGAGCAGATGGAGCGCCGTATCGCCTCCGGCGCGATCGCGCCCGCGGCCCAGCCCGCGGCTCCCGCTCCCGCGGCTCCCGCTCCCGCGGCTCCCGCTCCCGCCGCTCCCGCCGCTCTCGCCGCTCCCGCCGTCGCGGCGGTCGACTCCGGGCCCGCTCCCTCCGAGGACCCGCGCGAGCAGACCCCTGCTCCGGCGTCCGCCGTGCCCGCCGCACCGGCCCCCGAGCGACCGGAACCGGCTCCCGCGCGGCCCCGGACCGATCCGGCTCCGGGGCCCCGGCCCGAGGCGTCCGGTGAGCCCGCCGGATGGTCGGACCCGCCCCGCTCCCGCGCCGCGGAACCGTCGTCGCGTGCCGCCGCCCAGCCCCAGGCCGCCCCCTCGAACGGTGCCCTGGACCTCGGCCGGATCCAGTCGGCGTGGAGCCAGATCCTGGAGGCCGTCAAGGGTCGGCGCCGCTTCACCTGGATGGTGCTCTCCGGCAGCGACGTACGACCGGTCGGCCTCGAGGGCAACGCGGTCCTGCTGGGCTTCTCGCGGCCCAACGAGGCCAAGGGCTTCACCAACAGCGGCAGCGACCAGGTCGTCGCCGCCGCGATCCAGCAGGTCCTCGGCGTGGAGGTCCGCGTGGCCCCCTCCGGAGGCAACGGCGGGAACGGAGGCGGCGCCCCCGCGCGCCGGCCCGAGCCCGCCGCGCGGCCCGCCGAACCCACCGGCTGGGACACCCCCGCCGCGCCCGCGCCCCAGGCCGCCCCGGAACCGCCTCCCGCGCCCGCGCCCCAGGCCGCCCCGGAACCGCCTCCCGCGCCCGCGGCCGAGCGCGCCGCCGCTCCGGAACCGGCTCCGCGCCCGGCGCCCGCGGGCGAGCCCGCCCCCGCCCAGGCTCCCCCGCCGGCGGCCGGTCCGCCCGCGGACCGCATCGTGACCGGACTGACGGAACCGCCGCCCGACCCCTACGAGGACGCCGCGGCCGCACCGCCGCCGGAGTTCTCTCCGCCCGAAACCCAGGACGCGCCGTCCCGGCCCGCCGCCCCCGAGCGGCGGCCGGATCCCGAGCCCGGACGGCGCTCCGAGCCGTCGGCGGCCGCGGCGCGTCCCAGCGCGTCCGGGGGTTCCCCTGCACGCCCCGCCGCCGCGTCGGGCGGGCCCTCGCTCATCGAGTCGGAGCTGGGCGGGCGCGTGATCGAGGAGATCACGCACGAGGCCCCCGACGTCTGACGCGGAGCGCGTCCCGGAGGAGGGGCGCAACCCCGGGGCCTCCGGGGCCGGGCGCCCGCTCGCTCGGTGGTCCGCTCGCTCAGGGGCGCAGGGCGCGCAGCGCCATGTCGACGAGCACGTCGACGTAGTCGTGGGTGAGCGGCGCGGTGCGCAGCAGCCACCGGTGGTGCAGCGGACCCGTGAGCAGTTCCACCGCGACGTCGAGGTCGGCCTCCGGGGAGATCTCCCCGGCCTCGCGCGCGCTCCGCAGCCGATCCCGGTAGGCCCTCATGTGGGGGCGCAGCAGGTCCTCCGTGACCATCCGGGCGAAGTCCTCGTCGTGCTGGACCTCGGCGGTGAACGCCCGGCTGATCCGGTCCGTCTCGGGAGTGTTGTACTCGTCCACGGTGGCGCGCAGCACGGTGCGCAGGTCGGCGGCCAGGTCGCCGGTGTCGGGCAGGGGCTCCGGCTCGCCGCCCGCCTCCCGCTGGAACACGTCGAGCACCACGGCGGCCTTGGACGGCCACCACCGGTAGATGGTCTGCTTGCCGACGCCGGCCCGGGCGGCGATGCCCTCCATCGTCATCTTCGCGAATCCGACCTCGCCCATCAGGGCGGACGCGGCGTCGAGGATCGCCGTGCGCGCGCGCTCGCTCCGGCGCCGGGGGTCGGGGGCTCGACGGGTCGGCGTACTGCCGGGTGCGGTGCTCTCTGCCATGCGTTCCACGGTAGCGGCCGAAAAATGACGAGACGTATCGTCTTGGCACGGATAGACTCATCTCAGTACCCATTGACGCGAGACGATTCGTCTTGTCAGCGAGAGGAGGTCCGCGTGGCCAGGAACAGCGACAACCTTCTGGGCATGGGCGGGCAGCGCAACACGGTCTCCCGATCCGCCCTGCGCGGTACCAGCGGCGGAACCAAGGGCGGCCCCAGCGACGAGGCCCGTGAGCGCAAGCAGGAACTCCTGCGCAAGCTCCGTGAGAAGAACAGCTCCGCCGAACCCGGTCAGGGAGAGGACGGAAAGGGTCGGGAATGACCCCTCCGCGTCGGCCCCCGCCCGCACGGGCGGGGGCCGACGGCGTTCACACCGGCCAGGACCTGCGCTCGGGCTCGTCCAGCCACACCCGGTGCGAGCCGTCGGGCTCCACCACCAGGCCGAAGCGGCCCGGCTCCGGCTCGCCCAGCCGGGACCACTCCTCCAGGGCCTCCTCGAACTCGTCCCAGATACTCCTCGGTCCGCCCTGCTCGATCATCCACGACGTGCCGTAGGGGTAGACACGGACCCACGACGTCCCGGCGTGGTCGCACACCCACATGCCGGACCCCGTGCCGATCCAGCGCCGTCGGACCCGCCAGTCGCCCACCATCACCGACAGCGCGAACGCCGACGGGAAGGACATCAGCGGCGCCACCGGATCGGTCTGGGTGAGGCGGTACTCGTCGGGCTGCTGCCCCGAGTCCCGGACCGGCGGGTACGGCGGGCCGGGGACCCGCAGCGGCAGGAATCCCACACCCGCGTGGAAGCGGCCCACCGCGGTCCCGGTCGGAGGTACCTCGACCCTGGTCAGGACGCCCGCCCCCTCCAGAAGCCCCCACGGGCACACCACCAGCCCGTTCGGCCGGACCTGTTCGAGCCAGGCGGGCGGCACCCGGCGCACGCCGCAGGTGGACAGGATCCGGTCATAGGGGGCGCCGGGCGGGTACCCCTCGTAGCCGTCGGCCGCGTGGACGGCGGGCGTGTGCCGCCAGTTCCGCAACGCGCGGCGCGCGGCCTCCGCCAACCGCGGGTCGATCTCCACGGACGTGACGGCGTCGTCCCCCAGCAGGTGCGCGAGCAGGGCGGTGTTCCATCCTGTGCCGGCGCCGACCTCCAGGACCTCCTGCCCGGGGGCCAGGTCGGCAAGGTCCAGGAGGCGGGCCAGGACGGTGGGCGCGGAACTGCACGACGTGGCCGCGTCGGGGTCGCGTTCGGGCGCCCTCGGCGCGGGCATGCCCTGGCGAGGGGCGGGATCCGCCCGCCGTGCGGGCCCGGGGTCCTCGACACGGGTGGCGACGGCGTTGTCGGTGTACACGGCCGCCAGCCAGCGCTCGGGGTTGCCGGTCGCGTTCAGCGCGGCGCCCTGAGCGGTCAGGGCGCCGGACTCGGGGATGAACGCGTGTCGGGGGACCGAGCGGAAGGCGTCGATGAGCGCGGCGTCGGTCAGCGTGCCGTCCGCGATCATCGCCTCGATCAGTGCCGAGTGGCGTTCTCTGGCGGTCAACACGTGGTCCCCCGTGACTGTCGGTGACTGCAGTGGGGCCCGCGGGCCCTCACCGGGACGGTTGTGCCCAGTGGGACACCTTTTCAACCGACAGTGATATTAGCCCTACTCTTTGTTCTTTTCGCTGGTGGAAGCACCTGCCGGGAGGGTCGGTGTCCCGTCACTCCGAGGGTAGTCGACGTATCCCCGGGGGCCCGAGGTGTAGTGGAAGTCCTTCTCCCTGATCGGTTCCCAGGCGATTCCGGCGGCGACGCGCTCCACCGCGTCGGGGTTGGCGATGAAGGGGCGGCCCACCGAGACCAGGTCGGCTCGGCCGTCCGCGACCAGCCGGGCGGCGCTCCGCGGCGTGGTCTCCTCGTGCTCACCGGTGTTGCCGACGAGCGTCCCGCTCCAGCGCGGGCGCAGGTCGTCCAGGGCCGGGTAGACGGGGTCGTCGGTGACGTGGAGGTAGGCCAGGCCGAAGGGGTCGATCGCGGCGAGCAGCGCCCGGTAGACGGGGGCGGGGTCACGCTCGACCATCTCGAACTCCGGGTTGCCGGGTGCGATCCGCAGGCCCACGCGCTCGGCCCCGACGGCGTCGGCCACCGCCTCGACGACCTCCACCGCGAACCGGATCCGGCCGGTGGGCCCGCCGCCGTACTCGTCGGTGCGCAGGTTGGTGTTGTCGGCGAGGAACTGGTGCGGCAGGTAGCTGTTGGCGCCGTGGATCTCGACGCCGTCGAACCCGGCGCGGACCGCCGCGGCGGCGGCGTCGGCGTGCTCGGCCACGGCGGCGCGCACCTCGGCACGGGTCATCGCGCGGGGTGCGACCGGTGCGACCTTGCCGTCGAGGGTGTGCACCAGATCGGTCCGGGACACGGCCGACGGCGCCAGCGGAACCCCGCCGTCGTGGCGGTTGGCCGGGTGGGCGTTGCGTCCCGCGTGCATGATCTGGGCGAACATGCGCCCACCCGCCTCGTGGACGGCGTCGGTGACCTGCCGCCAGGCGTCGACCTGCTCGTCCGTGTACAGGCCGGGCTGGGTGAGGTACTGCTGTCCGGTCACGCTGGGGGAGACGCCCTCGGAGACGATGAGCCCGGCGCCGGCGCGCTGGGCGTAGTAGGTCGCCATGAGCGGGGTGGGGACGGCGTTCCGGTCGGCGCGCATGCGCGTCATGGGCGCCATCACGACCCGGTTGGGCAGGGTCAGGGAGGGCAGTGCGTACGGGGTGAGGAGGAGGCCGGAGGCGTCGGCGGGGGTGTTCGGGGCGGCGCTCTCGGCGCTTGTCGTCGTCATGTGCCCAGGCTAGAATCTGACATGGATGTCAGTTTCAAGGAATTGTGTCGCACATCACTTTCAGGAGCGGGCATGCGGATCGGCGAGCTCTCCCGGCGCACGGGCGTCAGTCCTCGTTCGCTGCGCTACTACGAGGAGCAGGGCCTGCTGGCCTCCACCCGCACGACGGGCGGACACCGCGAGTACAGCCCGCTCGCGCTGGAGCGCGTCGACCGCATCCAGTGCCTGTTCGCCGCCGGGCTCAGCAGCGCCACCATCTACGAACTCCTGCCCTGCATCTACGCCCAGGAGCGCGGTGACCCCGCGCCGGACCTCCTCGACAACCTGTGTGAGGAGCGCACGCGCATCGCCGCCTCCATCGGCCAGCTGGAGCGCAGCCTGGCCGCCCTCGACGAGGTGATCGACAGGGCCCGCCCGTCGCCCACCACCGCCCTGGGGGCGCGTACCGCGAGGTGAGGGCTACCACCCTCAACGGACGGCCTCCGGCCGCAGAACTCCCGCCCGTCGCCCACCACCGCCCTGGGGGCGCGTACCGCGAGGTGAGGGCTACCACCCTCAACGGACGACCTCCGGCCGCAGAACTCCACGGGTCCGCTCCTCGACCCGGACCGCCGGTGAGCGGTTACGCTCACAAGCAGAGCGACACGACAAGCGAGAGCCGGCACCAAGAGTGCGGCGAGGAGACGGCCGTGAACCCTGGCGGAATGGACATGCAGGCCCTGCTCCAGCAGGCCCAGCAGATGCAGCAGCAGCTCGTGGAGGCCCAGGAGGCCCTGGACGAGGCGGAGGTCGAAGGCACCTCGGGCGGCGGCCTGGTCAAGGTCAAGCTGAGCGGGCGCGGGCAGGTCGAGGACATCACCGTCGACCCCAAGGCGGTCGACCCCAGTGACGCCGAGGAGACGGCGCAGACCGTGGCGGACCTGGTCCTGGCGGCCATCCGCGACGCAGAGGCCCAGGTCGAGCGGCTCCAGCAGGAGAAGATGGGCCCGCTCGCCGAAGGACTGGGCGGCGGCGGCATGCCCGGCATGCCCGGCGGTGGCGGGATGCCGGGACTCCCCGGCTTCTAGCCCCTCCGAGAACAGACGGTCCCGCGCGGCGCCCCGGTCCAGCCACCAGTGGCCGGGCCGCCGGCGGGCGCATCGGCGGACGGCGGCCTCGGCGTGCGCGAGAGGTCGTCGCTCCCGATACGGTGGGAGCAGGGACGACGGACCTCCCGATCAAAGGGTCCGGACCGACGGGTAGGCGATGTACGAAGGCGCGGTGCAGAATCTGATCGACGAGCTGGGGCGACTGCCCGGCGTCGGTCCGAAAAGCGCGCAACGCATCGCCTTCCACCTGCTGTCCGCGGAGCACGCGGACGTCAAGCGCCTGGTGAACGCGCTCGTCGAGGTCAAGGAGAAGGTTCGCTTCTGCTCGGTGTGCGGCAACGTCGCCGAGGACGAGCAGTGCCGGATCTGCCGTGACGCGCGCCGCGACACCGCGGTCATCTGCGTGGTCGAGGAGTCCAAGGACGTCGTCGCCATCGAGCGGACCCGCGAGTTCCGGGGGCGCTACCACGTCCTCGGCGGCGCCATCAGCCCCATCGAGGGTGTCGGCCCCGACGACCTGCGGGTCAAGGAGCTCATGACGCGACTGGCCGACGGCCACGTGACGGAGCTCATCCTGGCGACCGACCCCAACCTGGAAGGGGAGGCCACCGCGACCTACCTGGCGCGGCTGGTCAAACCGATGGGCCTGAAAGTGACCCGGTTGGCGAGCGGACTCCCCGTGGGCGGGGACCTCGAGTACGCCGACGAGGTCACCCTGGGTCGCGCCTTCGAAGGCCGTCGCAGCCTCGAGTTCTAGCTCACACTTCGCCGTAATCTGGACGAAACGTGAGTAACCTCCGTTCGATCGGGTAGGCCCGAGCGCTGGTGTGTCACGTCGCCGTGCGCTCCGTCCCAGGTCGGACCGGGTGCGGAAGCAGGCCGCTGACTACACTCCCTAGTAATTGTCTTGATCCCAACTCCTCAGGAGCATCGATCGTGGCCCTAATCGTGCAGAAGTACGGTGGGTCTTCCGTGGCAGACGCGGAAGCCATCAAGCGAGTAGCCCAGAGGATCGTCGCTCAGAAAAAGGCGGGATATGACGTCGTCGTCGTGGTCTCTGCCATGGGCGATACCACTGACGAACTGTTGGACCTGGCCGAACAGGTCTCCCCGATGCCGCCCGCCCGTGAGCTCGACATGCTCGTCACCGCCGGTGAGCGCATGTCCATGGCGCTCGTCGCGATGGCCATCGAGAACCTCGGTTACGAGGCACGCTCCTTCACCGGCTCCCAGGCCGGTGTGATCACCACGTCGTTGCACGGCAACGCCAAGATCATCGACGTGACGCCGGGGCGCATCCAGGAGGCCGTGGACGAGGGTGCGATCTGCATCGTCGCCGGTTTCCAGGGTGTCTCCCAGGACACCAAGGACATCACCTCGCTGGGTCGCGGCGGCTCGGACACCACGGCCGTGGCGCTCGCCGCCGCACTGAAGGCCGACGCCTGCGAGATCTACAGCGACGTCGACGGTGTGTTCACCGCCGACCCGCGCATCGTGCCGAGCGCGCGCCGGATCCCCAAGGTCTCCTACGAGGAGATGCTGGAGATGGCCGCCTGCGGGACCAAGATCCTGCACCTGCGCTGTGTCGAGTACGCGCGCCGCTACAACATCCCGCTGCACGTCCGCTCGTCGTTCAGCCAGAAGCCCGGTACCTGGGTCGTTTCGGAAGTCGAGGAAAGCGAAGGCATGGAACAGCCGATCATCTCCGGAGTCTCCCACGACCGGAGCGAAGCCAAGATCACCGTCGTCGGTGTGCCCGACAAGGTCGGTGAGGCCGCGACGATCTTCAAGGCGCTCGCGGACGCCGAGATCAACATCGACATGATCGTGCAGAACGTGTCGGCGGTCTCCACCTCCCGCACCGACATCTCCTTCACCGTGCCGAAGGAGTCCGGCAAGACGGCCATCTCCTCCCTCAAGCGGGTGCAGGAGAAGGTCGGGTTCGAGTCCCTGCGCTACGACGACAAGATCGGCAAGGTCTCGCTGATCGGCGCCGGCATGCGCTCCTACCCCGGCGTCACCGCCCGCTTCTTCGACTCGGTCGCCGGTTCCGGCACCAACATCGAGATGATCTCCACCTCGGAGATCCGCATCTCGGTCATCGTCGAGGAAGACCAGATCGACGCGGCCGTGCAGGCCGCCCACAGCGAGTTCCAGCTCGACTCCGACCAGGTCGAGGCTGTCGTCTACGGAGGTACCGGCCGATGAGCAACCGACTTCCCACCCTGGCCGTCGTCGGCGCGACCGGCGCCGTCGGCACCGTGATGCTGGGCATCCTCAGTGAGCGCGAGAACGTCTGGGGCGAGATCCGCCTGGTGGCCTCCGCGCGCAGCGCGGGCAAGGTCCTGCGGGTACGCGGCGAGGACGTCGTGGTCCAGGCCCTGACCCCCGAGGTCTTCGACGGCGTCGACGTGGCCATGTTCGACGTGCCCGACGAGATCTCCAAGGAGTGGGCGCCGATCGCCGCCGCGCGCGGCGCGGTCGCCGTCGACAACTCCGGTGCGTTCCGTATGGACGCCGACGTGCCGCTCGTGGTGCCCGAGGTCAACGCGGACGAGGTCCGCAACCGCCCGCGCGGCATCATCAGCAACCCCAACTGCACCACGCTGTCGATGATCGTGGCGATCGGTGCCCTGCACCGGACCTACGGCGTCAAGGAACTC
This genomic interval carries:
- a CDS encoding site-specific integrase, which gives rise to MTDNSKRSRQPNGASSIYLGKDGYWHGRVTVGVKDDGKPDRRHVMRKTRKDITKAVRELERKREKGSVPKAGQRWRVADWLTHWLENIAAASVSEYTYSGYRVDVRVHLIPGLGGHWLDKLQPEHLERFYAKMQANGSKPATAHHAHRTIRAALNEAVRRGHLAKNPVLLAKPPKLTEEGVEPYAVSEVRRLMKLATDRRNGARWAVALALGLRQGEALGLRWPDVDLVSGGLRVRRNLLRPKYAHGCGDTCGRKPGFCPEKVRTNPLTKDTKSTAGRRPIGLPGPLAALLREHRATQERERDAAGDLWEEGGWVFADEFGRPLSPNTDHHEWKALLREAGLREARLHDARHTAATVLLILGVPERAVMGIMGWSSSSMAKRYQHVVGEVRTDVADRVGGLIWESPQEAEDGSAEAN
- a CDS encoding DUF2252 domain-containing protein, whose protein sequence is MYDFHDATDHSPARRAFIVDTLESAFADLMSSDPSAFRVKFRKMAANPFAFYRGSAALFYADVAGMPDPWSDERTSRVWIQGDLHAENFGTYMDSTGRLVFDVNDFDEAYLGHFTWDVLRLAASIALLGWQKALSDDDIGGLVARCVRSYADQVRRFATEGGDSEFSLKLDNTDGTVHDVLQNARLNSRAAMLTSMTERHGYDRRFREGPRVRRLSDEERDKVLAAYEGYLNTIPDDLRFDARNYSVKDVVGSGGFGIGSAGLPAYSLLIEGLSEAWDNDVVLSVKQGNVAAPSRVVTDQHIMASFEHHGHRTAVSQRALQAHADPLLGHTEIDGTGFVVSEVSPYTNDLDWNRLTEPSEIAPVLDYLGRATAKAHCVSDSHADSTLVDWEIEEAVLAVLDGREDEFVTWCTDFAHAYASQTRADHSLFVDAFRNNAIRGVRSSRA
- a CDS encoding DNA polymerase III subunit gamma and tau, producing MSIALYRKYRPATFGEVRGQEHVTDPLRQALRSGRINHAYLFSGPRGCGKTTSARILARSLNCAEGPTPDPCGVCDSCVALAPDGGGSIDVIEIDAASHGGVDDARDLRERAFFSPVASRYKIYIIDEAHMVTREGFNALLKLVEEPPPHLKFVFATTEPEKVIGTIRSRTHHYPFRLIPPSTLKDLFEDLLKEEGIAYDPAALPLVVRAGAGSARDGLSVLDQLIAGSGEDGITREGAVSLLGYTDSSLLGAMVDALGARDGAAVFGLIDRVVEGGHDPRRFTTDLLERVRDLVILAAVPDALDKGLINVASEAAEQMKQQASRMGPAELTRAADILNQGLTEMRGATAPRLLLELMCSRILLPGTDGDQGVALLARLEQMERRIASGAIAPAAQPAAPAPAAPAPAAPAPAAPAALAAPAVAAVDSGPAPSEDPREQTPAPASAVPAAPAPERPEPAPARPRTDPAPGPRPEASGEPAGWSDPPRSRAAEPSSRAAAQPQAAPSNGALDLGRIQSAWSQILEAVKGRRRFTWMVLSGSDVRPVGLEGNAVLLGFSRPNEAKGFTNSGSDQVVAAAIQQVLGVEVRVAPSGGNGGNGGGAPARRPEPAARPAEPTGWDTPAAPAPQAAPEPPPAPAPQAAPEPPPAPAAERAAAPEPAPRPAPAGEPAPAQAPPPAAGPPADRIVTGLTEPPPDPYEDAAAAPPPEFSPPETQDAPSRPAAPERRPDPEPGRRSEPSAAAARPSASGGSPARPAAASGGPSLIESELGGRVIEEITHEAPDV
- a CDS encoding TetR/AcrR family transcriptional regulator, producing MAESTAPGSTPTRRAPDPRRRSERARTAILDAASALMGEVGFAKMTMEGIAARAGVGKQTIYRWWPSKAAVVLDVFQREAGGEPEPLPDTGDLAADLRTVLRATVDEYNTPETDRISRAFTAEVQHDEDFARMVTEDLLRPHMRAYRDRLRSAREAGEISPEADLDVAVELLTGPLHHRWLLRTAPLTHDYVDVLVDMALRALRP
- a CDS encoding DUF6243 family protein → MARNSDNLLGMGGQRNTVSRSALRGTSGGTKGGPSDEARERKQELLRKLREKNSSAEPGQGEDGKGRE
- a CDS encoding rRNA adenine N-6-methyltransferase family protein, with amino-acid sequence MTARERHSALIEAMIADGTLTDAALIDAFRSVPRHAFIPESGALTAQGAALNATGNPERWLAAVYTDNAVATRVEDPGPARRADPAPRQGMPAPRAPERDPDAATSCSSAPTVLARLLDLADLAPGQEVLEVGAGTGWNTALLAHLLGDDAVTSVEIDPRLAEAARRALRNWRHTPAVHAADGYEGYPPGAPYDRILSTCGVRRVPPAWLEQVRPNGLVVCPWGLLEGAGVLTRVEVPPTGTAVGRFHAGVGFLPLRVPGPPYPPVRDSGQQPDEYRLTQTDPVAPLMSFPSAFALSVMVGDWRVRRRWIGTGSGMWVCDHAGTSWVRVYPYGTSWMIEQGGPRSIWDEFEEALEEWSRLGEPEPGRFGLVVEPDGSHRVWLDEPERRSWPV
- a CDS encoding alkene reductase produces the protein MTTTSAESAAPNTPADASGLLLTPYALPSLTLPNRVVMAPMTRMRADRNAVPTPLMATYYAQRAGAGLIVSEGVSPSVTGQQYLTQPGLYTDEQVDAWRQVTDAVHEAGGRMFAQIMHAGRNAHPANRHDGGVPLAPSAVSRTDLVHTLDGKVAPVAPRAMTRAEVRAAVAEHADAAAAAVRAGFDGVEIHGANSYLPHQFLADNTNLRTDEYGGGPTGRIRFAVEVVEAVADAVGAERVGLRIAPGNPEFEMVERDPAPVYRALLAAIDPFGLAYLHVTDDPVYPALDDLRPRWSGTLVGNTGEHEETTPRSAARLVADGRADLVSVGRPFIANPDAVERVAAGIAWEPIREKDFHYTSGPRGYVDYPRSDGTPTLPAGASTSEKNKE
- a CDS encoding MerR family transcriptional regulator, producing the protein MRIGELSRRTGVSPRSLRYYEEQGLLASTRTTGGHREYSPLALERVDRIQCLFAAGLSSATIYELLPCIYAQERGDPAPDLLDNLCEERTRIAASIGQLERSLAALDEVIDRARPSPTTALGARTAR
- a CDS encoding YbaB/EbfC family nucleoid-associated protein, with the translated sequence MDMQALLQQAQQMQQQLVEAQEALDEAEVEGTSGGGLVKVKLSGRGQVEDITVDPKAVDPSDAEETAQTVADLVLAAIRDAEAQVERLQQEKMGPLAEGLGGGGMPGMPGGGGMPGLPGF
- the recR gene encoding recombination mediator RecR; the protein is MYEGAVQNLIDELGRLPGVGPKSAQRIAFHLLSAEHADVKRLVNALVEVKEKVRFCSVCGNVAEDEQCRICRDARRDTAVICVVEESKDVVAIERTREFRGRYHVLGGAISPIEGVGPDDLRVKELMTRLADGHVTELILATDPNLEGEATATYLARLVKPMGLKVTRLASGLPVGGDLEYADEVTLGRAFEGRRSLEF